A genome region from Taeniopygia guttata chromosome 18, bTaeGut7.mat, whole genome shotgun sequence includes the following:
- the LOC100224576 gene encoding meteorin-like protein isoform X2 produces MAALRGPPGLQALLQALLAALPALLLPLQALLALLALLALLPALLLPLPPAGASRPGSADRCSWRGSGLSWEPRSRAVEQVHLRCTVGSLEWMYPARALRVLLEPNLASAQHTMVCIKPASDFQGASIYVERAGQLHLVASPQRDISRRTASFQYELLSNQSAAGPDLKKMALAEAMCRPCDNMELLMAICSSDFVLKGSIQSVSHDPENHMSQVDVRVQKVYRQKNQIFQQEEGSGEWRGPIQTLLQCKVKKGGGDFLFTGNEHFGEAWLGCAPRFKDFMLVYQAARERGANPCEFELN; encoded by the exons ATGGCCGCGCTGAGGGGCCCGCCCGGGCTGCAGGCCCTGCTGCAGGCCCTGCTGGCGGCCCTGCCggccctgctgctgccgctgcaggccctgctggccctgctggccctgctggccctgctgccggccctgctgctgccgctgccgccggcGGGGGCGTCCCGCCCGGGCAGCGCCGACCGCTGCAGCTGGAGGGGCAG TGGTTTGAGCTGGGAGCCCCGCTCCCGTGCCGTGGAGCAGGTCCACCTGCGCTGCACCGTGGGCTCCCTGGAGTGGATGTACCCAGCACGAGCCCTGCGTGTGCTCCTGGAGCCCAACCTGGCCAGCGCCCAGCACACCATGGTCTGCATCAAACCCGCCAGCGACTTCCAGGGCGCCAGCATCTACGTGGAACGTGCTGGGCAGCTGCACCTGGTG GCCAGCCCGCAGAGGGACATCAGCCGCCGCACCGCCAGCTTCCAGTACGAGCTGCTGAGCAACCAGAGCGCCGCCGGCCCCGACCTCAAAAAGATGGCTCTGGCTGAAG CTATGTGCCGTCCATGTGACAACATGGAACTCCTTATGGCCATTTGCAGCAGTGATTTTG TGCTGAAAGGATCCATCCAAAGTGTCTCCCACGACCCAGAGAACCACATGTCCCAGGTCGATGTCAGAGTCCAGAAGGTCTACAGACAGAAAAACCAGATTttccagcaggaggaagggagtGGGGAGTGGCGGGGCCCCATCCAAACCCTTCTTCAGTGCAAGGTGAAGAAGGGAGGGGGAGATTTCCTCTTCACTGGGAATGAACACTTTGGGGaagcctggctgggctgtgcccctcGGTTTAAGGATTTCATGTTGGTTTACCAGGCTGCCAGAGAAAGGGGAGCCAACCCCTGTGAGTTTGAGCTCAACTGA
- the LOC100224576 gene encoding meteorin-like protein isoform X3: MAALRGPPGLQALLQALLAALPALLLPLQALLALLALLALLPALLLPLPPAGASRPGSADRCSWRGSGLSWEPRSRAVEQVHLRCTVGSLEWMYPARALRVLLEPNLASAQHTMVCIKPASDFQGASIYVERAGQLHLVVSEAEGARPRHVSCFSAHSPRGVALFLQASPQRDISRRTASFQYELLSNQSAAGPDLKKMALAEAMCRPCDNMELLMAICSSDFVLKGSIQSVSHDPENHMSQVDVRVQKVYRQKNQIFQQEEGSGEWRGPIQTLLQCKAARERGANPCEFELN; this comes from the exons ATGGCCGCGCTGAGGGGCCCGCCCGGGCTGCAGGCCCTGCTGCAGGCCCTGCTGGCGGCCCTGCCggccctgctgctgccgctgcaggccctgctggccctgctggccctgctggccctgctgccggccctgctgctgccgctgccgccggcGGGGGCGTCCCGCCCGGGCAGCGCCGACCGCTGCAGCTGGAGGGGCAG TGGTTTGAGCTGGGAGCCCCGCTCCCGTGCCGTGGAGCAGGTCCACCTGCGCTGCACCGTGGGCTCCCTGGAGTGGATGTACCCAGCACGAGCCCTGCGTGTGCTCCTGGAGCCCAACCTGGCCAGCGCCCAGCACACCATGGTCTGCATCAAACCCGCCAGCGACTTCCAGGGCGCCAGCATCTACGTGGAACGTGCTGGGCAGCTGCACCTGGTGGTAAGCGAGGCAGAGGGGGCTCGGCCCCGCCACGTGTCCTGCTTCAGTGCCCACAGCCCACGGGGAGTGGCCCTGTTCCTGCAGGCCAGCCCGCAGAGGGACATCAGCCGCCGCACCGCCAGCTTCCAGTACGAGCTGCTGAGCAACCAGAGCGCCGCCGGCCCCGACCTCAAAAAGATGGCTCTGGCTGAAG CTATGTGCCGTCCATGTGACAACATGGAACTCCTTATGGCCATTTGCAGCAGTGATTTTG TGCTGAAAGGATCCATCCAAAGTGTCTCCCACGACCCAGAGAACCACATGTCCCAGGTCGATGTCAGAGTCCAGAAGGTCTACAGACAGAAAAACCAGATTttccagcaggaggaagggagtGGGGAGTGGCGGGGCCCCATCCAAACCCTTCTTCAGTGCAAG GCTGCCAGAGAAAGGGGAGCCAACCCCTGTGAGTTTGAGCTCAACTGA
- the LOC100224576 gene encoding meteorin-like protein isoform X1 — protein sequence MAALRGPPGLQALLQALLAALPALLLPLQALLALLALLALLPALLLPLPPAGASRPGSADRCSWRGSGLSWEPRSRAVEQVHLRCTVGSLEWMYPARALRVLLEPNLASAQHTMVCIKPASDFQGASIYVERAGQLHLVVSEAEGARPRHVSCFSAHSPRGVALFLQASPQRDISRRTASFQYELLSNQSAAGPDLKKMALAEAMCRPCDNMELLMAICSSDFVLKGSIQSVSHDPENHMSQVDVRVQKVYRQKNQIFQQEEGSGEWRGPIQTLLQCKVKKGGGDFLFTGNEHFGEAWLGCAPRFKDFMLVYQAARERGANPCEFELN from the exons ATGGCCGCGCTGAGGGGCCCGCCCGGGCTGCAGGCCCTGCTGCAGGCCCTGCTGGCGGCCCTGCCggccctgctgctgccgctgcaggccctgctggccctgctggccctgctggccctgctgccggccctgctgctgccgctgccgccggcGGGGGCGTCCCGCCCGGGCAGCGCCGACCGCTGCAGCTGGAGGGGCAG TGGTTTGAGCTGGGAGCCCCGCTCCCGTGCCGTGGAGCAGGTCCACCTGCGCTGCACCGTGGGCTCCCTGGAGTGGATGTACCCAGCACGAGCCCTGCGTGTGCTCCTGGAGCCCAACCTGGCCAGCGCCCAGCACACCATGGTCTGCATCAAACCCGCCAGCGACTTCCAGGGCGCCAGCATCTACGTGGAACGTGCTGGGCAGCTGCACCTGGTGGTAAGCGAGGCAGAGGGGGCTCGGCCCCGCCACGTGTCCTGCTTCAGTGCCCACAGCCCACGGGGAGTGGCCCTGTTCCTGCAGGCCAGCCCGCAGAGGGACATCAGCCGCCGCACCGCCAGCTTCCAGTACGAGCTGCTGAGCAACCAGAGCGCCGCCGGCCCCGACCTCAAAAAGATGGCTCTGGCTGAAG CTATGTGCCGTCCATGTGACAACATGGAACTCCTTATGGCCATTTGCAGCAGTGATTTTG TGCTGAAAGGATCCATCCAAAGTGTCTCCCACGACCCAGAGAACCACATGTCCCAGGTCGATGTCAGAGTCCAGAAGGTCTACAGACAGAAAAACCAGATTttccagcaggaggaagggagtGGGGAGTGGCGGGGCCCCATCCAAACCCTTCTTCAGTGCAAGGTGAAGAAGGGAGGGGGAGATTTCCTCTTCACTGGGAATGAACACTTTGGGGaagcctggctgggctgtgcccctcGGTTTAAGGATTTCATGTTGGTTTACCAGGCTGCCAGAGAAAGGGGAGCCAACCCCTGTGAGTTTGAGCTCAACTGA
- the TRIM25 gene encoding E3 ubiquitin/ISG15 ligase TRIM25 — protein MAALESEPGLSGLEEDLTCSICLCLFSSPVTVPCGHNFCASCLELSWAGLSGGFSCPQCRATFAARPQLQKNTVLCRVVEQLQGRSGDKSEEEEENEGGDGDGDGEAGGCWAGEPPVSCDSCQEAPAVQTCLTCTASFCAEHLRPHRDSPAFRDHQLCPPLRDLQLRKCPQHNRLFEFFCSMHGVCICSLCLLGHKLCPTNPLEQAKATAQSMLKKKLVELHNQGERTARAMSTVKTKQNQSAETASRKKELIRNEFSEVKAVIEERENEIMKAIAEEEKRVWNKLDYIYSVLGNKKNEIQSLKDQIEMALTESDDVLFLKRAAALQRTSTKEAFVPVVEMDQNVMHSTYQSAITLKDKVKISVIQSREKKEEDKPLQPKIKTPPAAHPNKPAVGKKPHGPHQTHKEKTQAQITSKGETDATKEKKKAAKVAPITTPSATAAAAKDLIDSFLKKPREELLQYAANITLDYNTAHSTVVLAENYTRMSISDTFPGHKYHPQRFTDYRQVLGFQCFKRGIHYWEVELQQGSFCGIGVCYGSMERQGPESRLGRNSKSWCIEWLNSKISSWHNDVEKCLPNTKATKIGVLLHCEGGFVIFTAVGEKHNLIYKFKAQFTEALYPAFWLFSSDAVLSLCHMKV, from the exons ATGGCGGCGCTGGAGTCGGAGCCGGGCCTGTCGGGGCTGGAGGAGGATCTTACCTGCTCCATCTGCCTCTGCCTCTTCAGCAGCCCCGTGACGGTGCCCTGCGGGCACAACTTCTGCGCCTCCTGCCTGGAACTCAGCTGGGCCGGCCTCTCGGGGGGCTTCAGCTGCCCGCAGTGCCGGGCCACCTTCGCGGCCCGCCCGCAGCTGCAGAAGAACACGGTGCTGTGCCGGGTggtggagcagctccagggccgcTCCGGGGACAAGagcgaggaagaggaggagaatgagggtggggatggggatggggatggggaggcGGGGGGGTGCTGGGCGGGGGAGCCCCCCGTGTCCTGCGACAGCTGCCAGGAGGCGCCGGCCGTGCAGACCTGCCTGACCTGCACCGCGTCCTTCTGCGCCGAGCACCTGCGGCCGCACCGCGACAGCCCTGCCTTCCGCGACCACCAGCTCTGCCCGCCCCTGCGCGACCTGCAGCTCCGCAAGTGCCCCCAGCACAACAGGCTCTTCGAGTTCTTCTGCAGCATGCACGGCGTCTGCATCTGCTCCCTCTGCCTGCTCGGACACAAGCTGTGCCCCACCAACCCCTTGGAGCAGGCAAAAGCCACTGCCCAG TCGATGCTGAAGAAAAAACTTGTGGAGCTGCATAACCAGGGTGAAAGAACTGCCCGGGCAATGAGCACggtgaaaacaaaacagaaccaaTCTGCT GAGACAGCTTCAAGAAAGAAGGAATTGATCAGAAATGAGTTTTCAGAAGTTAAAGCTGTAattgaagaaagagaaaatgagatcATGAAGGCAattgcagaggaagaaaagagagtTTGGAATAAGCTTGATTATATTTACAGCGTTCTGGGAAATAAGAAGAATGAGATTCAGTCTCTCAAAGATCAGATTGAGATGGCACTGACTGAAAGTGATGATGTTCTATTTTTGAAG agagcagcagcactgcaacGAACATCAACAAAAGAGGCTTTTGTTCCTGTAGTTGAAATGGACCAAAATGTGATGCATTCCACTTACCAGTCTGCCATTACCCTCAAAGACAAAGTGAAAATTTCAGTAATTCAGAGTcgggagaaaaaagaagaag ACAAACCATTGCAGCCAAAAATTAagacccctccagcagctcatcCAAACAAGCCCGCTGTTGGAAAAAAGCCTCATGGACCAC ACCAGACCCACAAAGAGAAAACCCAGGCTCAAATCACTTCGAAGGGGGAGACAGATGCCACCA aagagaaaaagaaagctgcTAAAGTTG CACCAATCACCACACCaagtgccacagctgctgctgctaaagACCTGATAGACAGCTTCCTGAAGAAACCCAGAGAGGAGCTCTTGCAGT ATGCTGCCAACATCACGCTGGATTACAACACAGCTCACAGCACCGTGGTTCTGGCTGAAAACTACACCAGGATGTCCATCTCAGACACCTTCCCAGGTCACAAGTACCACCCTCAGCGCTTCACTGATTACCGCCAGGTGCTGGGCTTCCAGTGCTTCAAGAGAGGCATCCACTACTGGGaggtggagctgcagcagggcagcttCTGCGGCATCGGCGTCTGCTACGGCAGCATGGAGCGCCAGGGCCCCGAGAGCCGCCTGGGCAGGAACAGCAAGTCCTGGTGCATCGAGTGGCTCAACTCCAAAATATCATCCTGGCACAATGACGTGGAAAAGTGCCTGCCCAACACAAAGGCTACCAAGATAGGGGTGCTGCTGCACTGCGAGGGGGGCTTTGTGATTTTCACAGCGGTGGGGGAGAAGCATAACCTGATCTATAAATTCAAAGCCCAGTTCACTGAAGCCTTGTACCCAGCCTTCTGGCTGTTTTCCAGTGATGctgttctctctctctgtcaCATGAAAGTGTAA
- the COIL gene encoding coilin, which produces MMAAGGGPLRLRLVFDHPPPASPGCALCWLLLEPGQARLVTDLLSLIRHRFGFSRRARLSLFLEGALLPPAESARLVRDNDSLRVKLEEVVADDYEEIDDGFIYTTKEDKKRHRHKEDEEELSRNEGKHKRKKKKEKHNLEYSSCREETSVDTWDSQKRYTKRKRKEEVRARNILAEGKEESSTSHSKKMKKTEREKQLATKKKDENQTKVAAAKMSLERANESFSLNSGKNSTKKITTQSRKKRVGTSDSSSTSSDSDSSELNVKENKSTHKPVVVTLPKDKSQAASDSDVKTNKVTVKSNTEKTKTAISKNAKKTQSSSSDSDSSTEDETVTPAQDSTAKEKSVPNRVVAVKDSTKAPKAQSFSSDSVSSDSDTLVIRKSAACAGLHNSIVRRCIKQMPARGQGLFACLSRGRGRGTGEDNFPRGPRGRGFRGMMRGHGRGANPGFFCNYSSEGQKQRQLNEAATNTSVLVQNPMEIPKRDYSVLPLLAAPPRVGERIAFKHLELTENYSPEVSEYKEAKIISWNAEKKQIELEILSTSAGQFAKEPGKFDLVYQSADGEELVEYAVPQDTKITESWDALIEPRLIVEPPVNGSSVANGTSSM; this is translated from the exons ATGatggcggcgggcggcggcccGCTGCGGCTGCGGCTGGTGTTCGACCACCCTCCGCCGGCCAGCCCGGGCTGCGcgctgtgctggctgctgctggagccgggCCAGGCGCGGCTCGTCACCGACCTGCTCAGCCTCATCCGCCATCGCTTCGGCTTCAGCCGCCGCGCCCGCCTCAGCCTCTTCCTCGAGggggcgctgctgccgcccgcGGAGAGCGCGCGCCTCGTGCGGGACAACGACTCGCTGAG agTAAAATTGGAAGAGGTAGTTGCAGATGATTATGAAGAGATAGATGATGGCTTTATTTACACaacaaaagaagacaaaaaaaggcACAGACAtaaggaggatgaggaagaatTGTCTAGGAATGAAGGCAagcataaaaggaaaaagaaaaaggagaagcaTAACCTTGAGTATTCCTCTTGTAGGGAAGAGACCTCTGTAGATACTTGGGACTCTCAGAAAAGGTATacgaaaagaaaaagaaaggaagaagttAGGGCAAGAAATATACTTGCAGAAGGTAAGGAAGAGAGCTCTACTTCCCATtctaaaaagatgaaaaaaacagagagggAGAAGCAGTTGGCAACAAAAAAGAAGGATGAAAATCAGACAAAGGTTGCTGCAGCAAAGATGTCTTTAGAACGGGCAAATGAGAGCTTTTCTCTAAATTCTGGTAAAAATAGCACCAAAAAGATcacaacacagtccaggaaaAAGAGGGTGGGAACTTCAGATTCCTCCAGCACATCATCtgacagtgacagcagtgaattaaatgtaaaggaaaataaatctacCCATAAACCTGTAGTGGTGACACTTCCCAAAGACAAATCCCAAGCTGCTTCAGATTCTGATGTGAAAACTAATAAAGTGACTGTAAAGTCTAACACTGAAAAGACTAAGACTGCAATTAgtaaaaatgctaaaaaaacccagtctTCTAGTTCAGATTCTGACTCGAGTACAGAGGATGAGACGGTGACACCAGCACAAGACAGCACTGCAAAGGAAAAATCGGTGCCAAACCGTGTGGTGGCTGTAAAAGACAGCACCAAAGCTCCCAAAGCACAGAGCTTCTCTTCAGACTCTGTTAGTTCAGATTCAGACACACTTGTCATTAGAAAGTCTGCAGCATGTGCTGGACTGCATAATTCCATAGTAAGGAGGTGCATTAAACAGATGCCAGCCAGAGGCCAAGGACTGTTTGCCTGCCTGAGCCGTGGAAGGGGGCGTGGAACAGGAGAGGATAACTTCCCGAGAGGACCTAGGGGCCGTGGGTTTCGTGGGATGATGAGGGGCCATGGGAGAGGAGCAAACCCTGGCTTCTTCTGTAACTACAGCAGTGAAGGCCAGAAACAGAGGCAGTTGAATGAAGCTGCGACAAACACTTCTGTCCTTGTCCAG AATCCCATGGAGATTCCCAAGAGAGACTATAGTGTGTTACCTCTTCTAGCTGCTCCACCCCGAGTGGGAGAAAGAATTGCCTTTAAG CACCTGGAACTAACCGAGAATTACAGTCCTGAAGTTTCAGAATATAAG GAGGCAAAAATAATCAGttggaatgctgaaaaaaagcAGATTGAACTTGAGATCCTTTCAACATCAGCAGGACAAT TTGCTAAGGAGCCAGGGAAGTTTGACCTGGTGTACCAGTCTGCAGACGGAGAGGAGCTGGTCGAGTACGCGGTGCCTCAGGACACCAAG ATAACTGAAAGCTGGGATGCGCTGATAGAGCCAAGACTGATTGTGGAGCCTCCAGTGAACGGATCCAGCGTTGCAAACGGAACATCTAGTATGTGA